From a region of the Triticum aestivum cultivar Chinese Spring chromosome 7D, IWGSC CS RefSeq v2.1, whole genome shotgun sequence genome:
- the LOC123168604 gene encoding putative cyclin-dependent kinase F-2: protein MAASAGKKEAAWPATMARYERLEKLGAGINGEVFKAWDTQDNLIVAVKRLSGSGDDGFIISGLPEVMREAMCLGSCRGIPSTVQYRATCVAACQRDSFIVMDYVGRLNLRGYMQRRVRLRRPFSEDEVCRIMKQLVEGVKAVHGVGVLHLDIKPENVLLDDGTEDRKQKPKKGAVEADVGGEVKDDRIVYKIGGFGMSTKGRGKRQPEVIILTPYSAPELLLHSREYDDRVDTWGLGCIMADLLSGTGASMFDGESDIEIMAKVFGIVGTEGIKEWSGYSGLAADQKSKLPGKGGVSRLRHKFPSRKLSSAGFEVLSGLLESNPEKRLTAAEALKKPWFGKQRRGFAGFFKSCVGGVLPET, encoded by the coding sequence ATGGCTGCTTCCGCCggaaagaaagaagccgcctggcctgCCACCATGGCGCGGTACGAGCGCCTGGAGAAGCTGGGAGCGGGCATCAACGGGGAAGTGTTCAAGGCGTGGGACACCCAGGACAATCTGatcgtcgccgtcaagcggctcaGCGGGAGCGGCGACGACGGCTTCATTATCTCCGGCCTACCGGAGGTCATGCGGGAGGCCATGTGCCTGGGCTCGTGCCGCGGCATCCCCTCGACCGTGCAGTACCGCGCAACCTGCGTTGCCGCATGCCAACGCGATTCCTTCATCGTGATGGACTACGTCGGGCGCCTCAACCTACGCGGCTACATGCAGCGCCGGGTCCGTCTTCGTCGGCCGTTCTCCGAGGACGAGGTGTGCCGGATCATGAAGCAGCTCGTGGAGGGGGTGAAGGCCGTGCACGGTGTGGGCGTCCTGCACCTCGACATCAAGCCGGAGAACGTGCTCCTCGACGACGGCACCGAGGACAGGAAGCAGAAGCCCAAGAAGGGGGCCGTGGAAGCCGATGTTGGCGGCGAGGTCAAGGACGACCGCATAGTCTACAAGATCGGCGGTTTCGGGATGTCCACGAAAGGGCGGGGAAAGAGGCAGCCGGAGGTGATTATTCTGACGCCGTACAGCGCGCCGGAGCTCCTGCTGCACTCGCGCGAGTACGACGATCGCGTGGACACGTGGGGGCTCGGATGCATAATGGCCGACCTCCTCTCGGGCACCGGCGCCTCCATGTTCGACGGCGAGTCGGACATAGAGATCATGGCTAAAGTGTTTGGCATCGTCGGCACGGAGGGGATCAAGGAGTGGTCTGGATACTCGGGGCTGGCGGCAGATCAGAAGTCGAAGCTGCCGGGGAAGGGGGGCGTCAGCCGTCTTCGGCACAAGTTTCCCAGTCGCAAGTTGTCGTCGGCCGGGTTCGAGGTGCTCAGCGGGCTGCTGGAGAGCAACCCGGAGAAGCGGCTTACCGCAGCGGAGGCGCTAAAGAAGCCTTGGTTCGGCAAACAACGACGTGGCTTTGCCGGTTTCTTCAAGTCGTGTGTGGGAGGAGTCTTACCGGAGACATAG